In a genomic window of Wyeomyia smithii strain HCP4-BCI-WySm-NY-G18 chromosome 1, ASM2978416v1, whole genome shotgun sequence:
- the LOC129717731 gene encoding sex-determining region Y protein isoform X3: MQRVAITLGLFVVVALGQRVVPGVNPTQYQQQQQQQGQYHPPSPPQYNNQPPPQHQQQHYQQPQQHQQPQYQQQQQQVPVQPQYQQQQHPQPGHGQFQGGQPQQVLNTHNLQQEKQHIAEHMEVPIDTSKMSEQELQFHYFKMHDADNNNKLDGCELIKSLIHWHDAKEGEAHDHEGGEQRAEAHPQDDDTLQSLIDPIMNLMDKDHDGYISYMEYRQAELLQAAKDGN; the protein is encoded by the exons ATGCAACGAGTTGCGATAACCTTGGGCTTGTTTGTGGTGGTAGCCCTCGGACAGCGGGTCGTTCCGGGGGTGAATCCTACTCAATAT cagcaacaacagcaacagcaaggACAATATCATCCACCCTCGCCACCGCAATACAATAACCAGCCGCCACCACAACATCAGCAGCAACACTAC CAGCAACCACAGCAACATCAACAACCTCagtatcaacaacaacaacagcaggtTCCTGTACAACCCCAGTATCAACAACAGCAGCATCCACAGCCAGGGCATGGACAATTTCAGGGTGGGCAACCCCAGCAAGTGCTCAATACTCACAATCTTCAACAGGAAAAACA ACACATTGCCGAGCACATGGAAGTACCGATCGACACTAGCAAAATGAGCGAACAGGAGCTGCAATTTCACTACTTCAAGATGCACGATGcggacaacaacaacaagctgGACGGCTGCGAGCTGATCAAATCTCTGATCCACTGGCACG ATGCGAAAGAAGGCGAAGCGCACGACCATGAAGGTGGGGAACAACGAGCGGAGGCTCATCCGCAGGATGACGACACACTGCAATCATTGATCGATCCCATCATGAACCTGATGGATAAAGACCACGACGGGTACATTTCCTACATGGAGTACCGACAGGCGGAGCTTCTGCAGGCTGCTAAGGATGGCAACTGA
- the LOC129717731 gene encoding DNA translocase FtsK isoform X5, which yields MQRVAITLGLFVVVALGQRVVPGVNPTQYQQQQQQQGQYHPPSPPQYNNQPPPQHQQQHYQQPQQHQQPQYQQQQQQVPVQPQYQQQQHPQPGHGQFQGGQPQQVLNTHNLQQEKQHIAEHMEVPIDTSKMSEQELQFHYFKMHDADNNNKLDGCELIKSLIHWHGSGHKGTTADNKAQEDHTEKPVHVYTDEQLTTIVEAVMGNMDKNNDGFIEWAEYVRSSA from the exons ATGCAACGAGTTGCGATAACCTTGGGCTTGTTTGTGGTGGTAGCCCTCGGACAGCGGGTCGTTCCGGGGGTGAATCCTACTCAATAT cagcaacaacagcaacagcaaggACAATATCATCCACCCTCGCCACCGCAATACAATAACCAGCCGCCACCACAACATCAGCAGCAACACTAC CAGCAACCACAGCAACATCAACAACCTCagtatcaacaacaacaacagcaggtTCCTGTACAACCCCAGTATCAACAACAGCAGCATCCACAGCCAGGGCATGGACAATTTCAGGGTGGGCAACCCCAGCAAGTGCTCAATACTCACAATCTTCAACAGGAAAAACA ACACATTGCCGAGCACATGGAAGTACCGATCGACACTAGCAAAATGAGCGAACAGGAGCTGCAATTTCACTACTTCAAGATGCACGATGcggacaacaacaacaagctgGACGGCTGCGAGCTGATCAAATCTCTGATCCACTGGCACG GGAGTGGACACAAGGGCACTACCGCTGATAACAAGGCACAAGAAGACCACACGGAAAAGCCGGTTCACGTGTACACTGACGAACAGCTAACGACCATCGTGGAAGCTGTGATGGGCAATATGGACAAGAACAACGACGGATTCATCGAATGGGCCGAATATGTCCGCTCTTCGGCTTGA
- the LOC129717731 gene encoding uncharacterized protein LOC129717731 isoform X4 produces the protein MQRVAITLGLFVVVALGQRVVPGVNPTQYQQQQQQQGQYHPPSPPQYNNQPPPQHQQQHYQQPQQHQQPQYQQQQQQVPVQPQYQQQQHPQPGHGQFQGGQPQQVLNTHNLQQEKQHIAEHMEVPIDTSKMSEQELQFHYFKMHDADNNNKLDGCELIKSLIHWHDDKTGKKPATGHVYSDQELEDIITSALNLMDANGDGFIDYIEYRRSDVDENRRDDFPHAGRH, from the exons ATGCAACGAGTTGCGATAACCTTGGGCTTGTTTGTGGTGGTAGCCCTCGGACAGCGGGTCGTTCCGGGGGTGAATCCTACTCAATAT cagcaacaacagcaacagcaaggACAATATCATCCACCCTCGCCACCGCAATACAATAACCAGCCGCCACCACAACATCAGCAGCAACACTAC CAGCAACCACAGCAACATCAACAACCTCagtatcaacaacaacaacagcaggtTCCTGTACAACCCCAGTATCAACAACAGCAGCATCCACAGCCAGGGCATGGACAATTTCAGGGTGGGCAACCCCAGCAAGTGCTCAATACTCACAATCTTCAACAGGAAAAACA ACACATTGCCGAGCACATGGAAGTACCGATCGACACTAGCAAAATGAGCGAACAGGAGCTGCAATTTCACTACTTCAAGATGCACGATGcggacaacaacaacaagctgGACGGCTGCGAGCTGATCAAATCTCTGATCCACTGGCACG ACGACAAGACAGGCAAAAAACCAGCAACAGGCCATGTGTACAGTGACCAAGAGTTGGAAGATATCATTACTTCTGCGCTTAACCTCATGGATGCCAACGGGGACGGATTCATCGACTATATTGAGTATCGTCGGTCTGACGTTGACGAGAATCGTCGCGATGACTTCCCCCATGCAGGACGTCACTGA
- the LOC129717731 gene encoding uncharacterized protein LOC129717731 isoform X2, producing the protein MQRVAITLGLFVVVALGQRVVPGVNPTQYQQQQQQQGQYHPPSPPQYNNQPPPQHQQQHYQPQQHQQPQYQQQQQQVPVQPQYQQQQHPQPGHGQFQGGQPQQVLNTHNLQQEKQHIAEHMEVPIDTSKMSEQELQFHYFKMHDADNNNKLDGCELIKSLIHWHEESKNQPEQPGQPAHQDKIFSNDELSALIDPILSSDDHNRDGFIDYPEFVRAQNKAANQGGEPPRQ; encoded by the exons ATGCAACGAGTTGCGATAACCTTGGGCTTGTTTGTGGTGGTAGCCCTCGGACAGCGGGTCGTTCCGGGGGTGAATCCTACTCAATAT cagcaacaacagcaacagcaaggACAATATCATCCACCCTCGCCACCGCAATACAATAACCAGCCGCCACCACAACATCAGCAGCAACACTAC CAACCACAGCAACATCAACAACCTCagtatcaacaacaacaacagcaggtTCCTGTACAACCCCAGTATCAACAACAGCAGCATCCACAGCCAGGGCATGGACAATTTCAGGGTGGGCAACCCCAGCAAGTGCTCAATACTCACAATCTTCAACAGGAAAAACA ACACATTGCCGAGCACATGGAAGTACCGATCGACACTAGCAAAATGAGCGAACAGGAGCTGCAATTTCACTACTTCAAGATGCACGATGcggacaacaacaacaagctgGACGGCTGCGAGCTGATCAAATCTCTGATCCACTGGCACG AGGAAAGCAAAAACCAGCCAGAACAACCCGGCCAACCCGCCCACCAGGATAAGATCTTCTCGAACGACGAACTGTCCGCGTTAATCGATCCGATTCTCAGCTCGGACGATCATAACCGCGACGGTTTCATCGACTATCCAGAGTTTGTGCGGGCACAAAACAAGGCGGCCAACCAGGGAGGCGAGCCCCCGCGGCAATAG
- the LOC129717731 gene encoding uncharacterized protein LOC129717731 isoform X1 encodes MQRVAITLGLFVVVALGQRVVPGVNPTQYQQQQQQQGQYHPPSPPQYNNQPPPQHQQQHYQQPQQHQQPQYQQQQQQVPVQPQYQQQQHPQPGHGQFQGGQPQQVLNTHNLQQEKQHIAEHMEVPIDTSKMSEQELQFHYFKMHDADNNNKLDGCELIKSLIHWHEESKNQPEQPGQPAHQDKIFSNDELSALIDPILSSDDHNRDGFIDYPEFVRAQNKAANQGGEPPRQ; translated from the exons ATGCAACGAGTTGCGATAACCTTGGGCTTGTTTGTGGTGGTAGCCCTCGGACAGCGGGTCGTTCCGGGGGTGAATCCTACTCAATAT cagcaacaacagcaacagcaaggACAATATCATCCACCCTCGCCACCGCAATACAATAACCAGCCGCCACCACAACATCAGCAGCAACACTAC CAGCAACCACAGCAACATCAACAACCTCagtatcaacaacaacaacagcaggtTCCTGTACAACCCCAGTATCAACAACAGCAGCATCCACAGCCAGGGCATGGACAATTTCAGGGTGGGCAACCCCAGCAAGTGCTCAATACTCACAATCTTCAACAGGAAAAACA ACACATTGCCGAGCACATGGAAGTACCGATCGACACTAGCAAAATGAGCGAACAGGAGCTGCAATTTCACTACTTCAAGATGCACGATGcggacaacaacaacaagctgGACGGCTGCGAGCTGATCAAATCTCTGATCCACTGGCACG AGGAAAGCAAAAACCAGCCAGAACAACCCGGCCAACCCGCCCACCAGGATAAGATCTTCTCGAACGACGAACTGTCCGCGTTAATCGATCCGATTCTCAGCTCGGACGATCATAACCGCGACGGTTTCATCGACTATCCAGAGTTTGTGCGGGCACAAAACAAGGCGGCCAACCAGGGAGGCGAGCCCCCGCGGCAATAG